A DNA window from Halomonas zincidurans B6 contains the following coding sequences:
- the cobA gene encoding uroporphyrinogen-III C-methyltransferase, producing MPAPSKRLYTKRFDRADLLARVGAGANRAWTALAGWVPVGHDTPELGSGDARPGRVYLVGAGPGSADLLTLRAARLLNQADAIVYDRLVGDAILAMIPAGRERYYVGKARGHHSVPQAEIGALLVKLAGEGKSVVRLKGGDPGVFGRMGEELAALAEGAIPAEIVPGITAASGAAAAMGMALTDRAHAQQLRFVTAQLCREGGAPDWASLARTDETLVFYMGLAKVEAICHGLREAGLPDDWSIMLISNASLADQQSLLGTLGDMPEKLAENPLPSPCLIVVGGVVRMAEVTRWQEEVAEQA from the coding sequence ATGCCGGCACCGAGCAAGCGCTTGTACACGAAGCGGTTTGATCGCGCGGACCTATTGGCGCGCGTGGGCGCCGGGGCGAATCGCGCCTGGACGGCGCTGGCCGGGTGGGTCCCGGTTGGGCACGATACGCCCGAGCTGGGGTCGGGCGACGCCCGGCCGGGGCGCGTCTATCTGGTCGGCGCCGGGCCGGGCAGCGCCGATCTGCTCACCCTGCGTGCCGCGCGACTGCTGAATCAGGCCGACGCCATCGTCTACGACCGGCTGGTTGGCGACGCCATCCTGGCGATGATTCCCGCCGGCCGCGAGCGCTACTACGTCGGCAAGGCGCGCGGCCATCACAGCGTGCCGCAGGCCGAGATCGGCGCATTGCTAGTCAAGCTGGCCGGGGAGGGCAAGTCGGTGGTGCGCCTGAAGGGCGGCGACCCTGGCGTGTTCGGACGCATGGGCGAGGAACTCGCCGCGCTGGCCGAGGGCGCGATACCCGCCGAGATCGTCCCCGGCATCACCGCCGCCTCCGGCGCCGCCGCGGCGATGGGCATGGCGCTCACCGACCGCGCCCACGCTCAGCAGCTGCGCTTCGTCACCGCCCAGCTGTGCCGCGAGGGTGGAGCGCCCGACTGGGCCTCGCTTGCCCGTACCGACGAGACCCTGGTGTTCTACATGGGGCTGGCCAAGGTCGAAGCGATCTGCCACGGCCTGCGAGAAGCCGGCCTGCCCGACGACTGGTCGATCATGCTGATCAGTAACGCCTCGCTGGCCGACCAGCAGTCGCTGCTCGGCACGCTCGGCGACATGCCCGAGAAGCTGGCCGAGAACCCGCTGCCGTCGCCTTGTCTGATCGTTGTGGGGGGCGTGGTGAGGATGGCGGAGGTGACGCGGTGGCAAGAAGAAGTGGCGGAGCAGGCGTGA
- a CDS encoding GNAT family N-acetyltransferase, which yields MQITPITPDDFALFWPTFKAVVESRETYAFDPEITFDDAYALWCELPQLTYVAKEDGVVLGSYYLKPNAAGPGVHVCNCGYMVAPEARGKGVARALCLHSQDQALEAGYQAMQFNAVVATNEAAIGLWQSLGFNIIGTVPGGYRHARHGLVDTHIMHKALR from the coding sequence ATGCAGATAACGCCGATCACCCCAGACGATTTCGCGCTTTTCTGGCCGACCTTCAAGGCCGTGGTCGAGTCGCGGGAAACCTACGCCTTCGACCCGGAAATCACCTTCGACGACGCCTATGCCCTGTGGTGCGAACTCCCGCAGCTCACCTATGTCGCCAAGGAGGACGGCGTGGTCCTCGGTTCGTACTACCTGAAGCCCAACGCCGCCGGGCCGGGGGTTCACGTCTGCAACTGCGGCTACATGGTCGCCCCCGAGGCGCGCGGCAAGGGGGTGGCGCGTGCGCTCTGCCTGCACTCCCAGGACCAGGCCCTCGAGGCGGGCTACCAAGCGATGCAGTTCAACGCGGTCGTCGCAACCAACGAGGCCGCCATCGGGCTCTGGCAATCGCTGGGCTTTAATATCATCGGCACGGTGCCGGGCGGCTACCGCCACGCCCGCCACGGGCTCGTCGATACGCACATCATGCACAAGGCGTTGCGCTAG